In Populus alba chromosome 1, ASM523922v2, whole genome shotgun sequence, a single window of DNA contains:
- the LOC118058136 gene encoding BAG family molecular chaperone regulator 2: protein MIKLRSKRFCRGSFKLGGNGGGTGGNTAVKGNERGSCGGTHSGEIKWELRPGGMLVQKRESGESVGELITVRVSTVSQWHDISIEATSTFGELKMVLSLVTSLEPKEQRLLFKGKERDNSEYLHMVGVRDKDKVLLLEDPAIKERKLHGLAGGQAIGTPCRPISV, encoded by the exons ATGATCAAGCTGAGGTCAAAGAGGTTTTGCAGAGGCAGCTTTAAACTTGGTGGTAATGGTGGCGGTACTGGAGGCAACACTGCTGtcaaaggaaatgaaagaggGTCCTGTGGAGGCACTCATAGTGGTGAAATCAAATGGGAGCTTAGGCCTGGTGGCATGCTTGTTCAAAAGAGAGAAAGTGGAGAGAGTGTTGGAGAGTTAATCACAGTGAGGGTCTCAACTGTTTCACAATGGCATGACATCTCCATTGAAGCAACTTCAACCTTCg GGGAATTGAAGATGGTATTGTCATTGGTAACTAGCTTGGAGCCAAAAGAACAGAGGCTACTGTTCAAAGGAAAGGAGAGAGACAACAGTGAATACTTACACATGGTTGGGGTTAGAGACAAGGACAAGGTGCTCTTGTTAGAAGATCCAGCGATCAAGGAAAGGAAGCTTCATGGCTTGGCAGGAGGCCAAGCCATCGGGACTCCTTGTCGTCCCATAAGTGTATAA
- the LOC118058139 gene encoding uncharacterized protein, translated as MCSKSSPTRQRKKAAKGGARALIPSRKTRSKTRKPKYLSLKLELSPKTKTPQKSKTKMTHSKQLKNLFPLHPENLVQQYKDMHEHDQVAFLLETASTDDTSTTLQGLLDTTTSEDGPLSCYIEIDRERCDDGRASLLERTAMKCKERDLSDERWVSYWEVVEKKELEEVSSSSCNGVADTPAKMLQAQDDNKNGLVGLKLDYQEILNAWSDKGPLYIEGESPQTVPDISDGSNQLNDEWGNLWRVPDMRGSKTKEGKEIWKSGQREASVLRYKEKRQNRLFAKRIRYEVRKLNAEKRPRLKGRFVKRSWEM; from the exons atGTGCAGCAAAAGCAGCCCTacaagacaaagaaaaaaagcagcAAAAGGAGGAGCAAGAGCACTCATACCATCACGAAAAACCAGAAGTAAAACCAGAAAGCCTAAGTATCTCTCTCTTAAACTTGAACTATCTCCCAAAACAAAAACCCCgcagaaatccaaaaccaaaatgACCCACAGTAAACAACTGAAAAATCTATTCCCTCTCCATCCAGAAAATCTCGTCCAACAATACAAAGACATGCATGAGCATGATCAAGTtgcctttctcttggaaacagCCAGTACTGACGATACCTCCACCACTCTCCAAGGCCTCCTTGACACCACCACCTCGGAGGACGGCCCACTTAGCTGCTATATTGAGATTGATCGAGAGAGATGTGATGATGGGCGAGCCAGCTTGCTGGAAAGGACAGCAATGAAGTGTAAAGAGAGAGACTTGAGTGATGAGAGGTGGGTGAGTTACTGGGAGGTGGTGGAGAAGAAAGAGCTAGAAGAGGTGAGCAGCTCTTCCTGTAATGGTGTTGCTGATACGCCGGCGAAGATGCTGCAGGCTCAAGATGATAACAAAAATGGGTTGGTTGGCCTGAAGCTCGATTATCAAGAGATATTGAATGCCTGGTCTGATAAAGGCCCTCTTTACATCGAAGGAGAGTCCCCACAAACTGTTCCTGATATCTCTGACGGTTCCAAT CAATTAAATGACGAGTGGGGGAATTTATGGAGGGTGCCAGACATGCGTGGCTCGAAAACGAAGGAAGGGAAAGAGATTTGGAAATCGGGGCAAAGAGAGGCAAGTGTGTTAAGGTACAAGGAGAAGAGACAGAACAGGCTTTTTGCTAAGAGAATTCGTTATGAAGTTCGGAAGCTCAACGCAGAGAAACGTCCCAGGTTGAAG GGTCGATTTGTGAAGAGAAGCTgggaaatgtaa
- the LOC118058138 gene encoding 17.8 kDa class I heat shock protein, which yields MSLISQLCGDEIFDPFLSMINKCPVLNTPTDWKETPDAHIFVSDLPGLKKEQVTVEVVDEGKVLQISGDRKNEEISEDNKNDKWHHVERCRGKFLRRFRLPGNAKSDEVKASMENGVLVVTVPKQEVKKPEKKVIEIEEIKGSE from the coding sequence ATGTCACTCATTTCCCAGCTTTGTGGTGATGAGATTTTTGACCCCTTCCTTTCAATGATCAACAAATGTCCAGTCCTTAACACCCCAACAGATTGGAAAGAGACCCCAGATGCTCATATATTCGTATCCGATCTTCCAGGCCTAAAGAAAGAACAAGTGACGGTAGAAGTGGTAGATGAAGGGAAGGTGCTTCAGATAAGCGGAGACCGGAAAAATGAGGAAATTAGCGAGGATAACAAAAATGATAAGTGGCACCATGTTGAGCGTTGCCGTGGTAAGTTCCTTAGGAGGTTCAGGCTGCCAGGAAATGCAAAGTCTGATGAAGTAAAGGCGTCTATGGAGAATGGAGTGCTTGTAGTGACTGTTCCTAAACAGGAAGTCAAGAAGCCAGAGAAGAAGGTGATTGAGATTGAGGAAATAAAGGGTTCAGAGTGA